The genomic interval GCTCCGACACCGCGCGGCACAATCGCTGGCAGCTCGTCGGCCTGCTCAGCGAGGACCCAAACGACGTTCTGGTCGAGGGATCCTATTTGCGCGATACCGCGGACGAAGGCGTTCCGCCGGTGAAGAAGGCTGGTCATGTAACCTCGGCCTATTACAGCCCGGTGACGAAACGGGCCTTCGCGCTCGGCCTTGTCGAGCGCGGCGGCGAGCGCATGGGCGAGACCCTTTACGCCAGTTGGGGCAAGGGGCCGGTCAAGCGCGTGACGATCACCGAGACCGATTTCCTCAAGGATGTCACGCTACCCGATCCGCAGCCGATCAATGAAAATGCGCCAGCGCCGCAGGCCCCGTCAGCGCCCTATATGCGCGGCCCGCTGGCGCACCGCGAGGCGATCTCGGGCGGCGGGGGTGCAGCCGCGCTCACGCCGCTTCCGGGCGGGACGCGCTTCATCCTCCGCGGCGACGCTGCCGTGATCGGTCCGAAGTTGGCCGAGCAGGGCGTGACGCTGCCGGAGGCGGCTTGCACGATGACAACCGGCGACGTGGCGCGCGTGCTCTGGCTGGGCCCGGACGAGTGGATGATTTTGGCTGACGACGGTCAGGGGCAGATTGTAGCCGACGCAATCAGCGCTGCGTGTGAGGCCACGCATCACCAGCTCGTTGATGTGTCGGACTATTATGCCGAAATCGGTATCTCAGGCGCGCGGGCGCGCGATATGCTGGCCAAGCTGACCACGCTGGACATGCACCCGCGCGCATTCCAGGCCGGACAGGTGAAGGGCTCGATGTTCGGTCGGGTGCCGGCGACGCTGCGGCTGGAGCCGGATGCGGTGCCGGAAGCATTCGCACTGACGATCCGCTGGTCGCACGCCGATTATCTCTGGTGCCAGCTCGCGCTTGCCGGGCGCGAATACGGCCTGCCGGCGCAAGAGCCGATCGGCAAGGTGACATTGGGCTACCCGGCGGAGGATCGCTGGCATTGATGGGTGAGCGGCGCGTCCGCCGCTTGCTCAGGTCAGGCTGAAGGTCGCCTCAAGCGAGATCGACCCGGGAGTTTCCGCGCGCCCGGTCTCCACCAGACGCTCCAGATGCGCGAGCACCGAAAGCTGCGCGGCGCGCTCAAGATGCTCGGGCAGACCGGTATAAACTTGCGCGGTGATATCCGGTACCGACTGCGCGCCCGTCTGCAAGGCCTCAATGATCTCGTTTTCCCGCCAGCGCCTGTGCATGATGAACGCCTTGACGAGCCGTTGCGGCTGGTTGATCCATCCACCGTGGCCGGGGAAATAGGCAGTGTGGTCATAGTCCAGCAGCCGGTGCAGCGAGTCCAGATACGCGCCCATGTGTCCTTCCGGCGGCGCGATGACGCTGGTGTTCCAGCCCATGACGTGATCGCCGGAAAACAGCGCCTGCGCCGGCGCGTAAGCAAAACACAGATGATCCGGTGCGTGGCCTGGCGTGTGCAGCGCGGTGATCTCCCAGTCATCGCCGGAGAGGACTTCGCCATCGCGCAGCGGGATGTCCGGCGTAAAATGCCCATCTGCGAAGCTGCGCCCGCCAGGCCCGAGCGTATCTGTCCGGCGAAGCCCCACCGATCCAAACCCGGCGGTCAGCGCGCCGGTGGCCTGTTTCAGCGCGGGCAGCCCGGCGCAATGATCCAGGTGCGTGTGGGTGATCAGAATATGCGTGACGCGCTCGCCGGTCTTTGCAAGCTCGTCCAGCAGCGCGTGGAGATGATCGGGGCTCTCCGGACCCGGGTCGATCACTGCGACATTGCCGCGCCCGATGATGTAGGTGTTCGTGCCATGATCCGTCATTGGCCCGGGGTTCGGCGCGACCAGCCGGCGCACGCCCGGTGCGACCGGGCTCGCCACGCCATACGCGAAGCGCATCTCCTTCTGAAACGGGATCTGCTCGCTCATGAGATGTCCTGTCAGGCGGCGCGTTCTGGCTGCGTCACGCTACCGCCGGTCAGCGGCCGGGGCACTCCGGTTGTTCCGGGGAAGGTGATTGGCATTCCTTGGAGGCTGCGGGCAGCGAGGAAGGCGAAGGCCTGCGCCTCGATGAAATCGCCGCGCCAGCCCAACGCGTCGGCTGTGGTGAGGTCGCCGGGCAGGGCGTCTGTGAGCGCGCGTAGGAGTTCCGGATTGCGCGCGCCGCCGCCGCAGACGATCCAGCTTTTCGGCGCTTCAGGCAGATGGTCGCGCGCCGACGCGACACAGCGGGCGGTGAAACTGCTGAGCGTGGCGGCGCCATCCTCAAGGCTCAACCCTTCAAGCGCCTCACCCGTCGAGAGGTCCAGCCTGTCGAGGGATTTCGGCGGCTGTTGTGCGAGGTAATCGCTCAAGCCTGCCTCCAGCGCCGCCAGCGCCCGCTCATCAACCGCGCCGCTTGCCGCCAGTGCGCCGTCGCGGTCCATTGGCTCGCCCGTATGTCGGTAGACCCAGTCATCGAGCAGCGCATTGCCCGGCCCGGTGTCAAAGGCCATCAGCGCGTCGCTTTCGCCGATCCAGGTCACGTTTGCGACCCCGCCAACATTCACAACCGCTACCGGCGGTTCCAGTCCGGCCGCTCGCGCCAGCGCCTGGTGAAACACCGGCACCAGCGGTGCGCCCTGGCCGCCCGCGGCCACATCAGCGCCGCGCAGGTCGTGCACGACCGTCAAGCCGCAGCGACGGGCCAGCGCATCCGCGTCGATAAGCTGGACCGTAAGCCGGTCCTTGGGCCGGTGCAGAACCGTCTGGCCGTGGACGCCGACGACCGCGACCGGCTCATTCTCCCGCCCGGCGAGAAAATCGCGGATCGTCTCGGCGTAGGCATCCGTGATCATTGCCTCGGCCTCGGCAAGCCGGCCCGGCCGCGCATGGCGA from Dichotomicrobium thermohalophilum carries:
- a CDS encoding anhydro-N-acetylmuramic acid kinase, which codes for MHANKYAEPVTALGLMSGTSLDGVDIALIETDGHAVQRFGPVGERPFTLQERDLLRGALADAQTLTDRHARPGRLAEAEAMITDAYAETIRDFLAGRENEPVAVVGVHGQTVLHRPKDRLTVQLIDADALARRCGLTVVHDLRGADVAAGGQGAPLVPVFHQALARAAGLEPPVAVVNVGGVANVTWIGESDALMAFDTGPGNALLDDWVYRHTGEPMDRDGALAASGAVDERALAALEAGLSDYLAQQPPKSLDRLDLSTGEALEGLSLEDGAATLSSFTARCVASARDHLPEAPKSWIVCGGGARNPELLRALTDALPGDLTTADALGWRGDFIEAQAFAFLAARSLQGMPITFPGTTGVPRPLTGGSVTQPERAA
- a CDS encoding MBL fold metallo-hydrolase, whose translation is MSEQIPFQKEMRFAYGVASPVAPGVRRLVAPNPGPMTDHGTNTYIIGRGNVAVIDPGPESPDHLHALLDELAKTGERVTHILITHTHLDHCAGLPALKQATGALTAGFGSVGLRRTDTLGPGGRSFADGHFTPDIPLRDGEVLSGDDWEITALHTPGHAPDHLCFAYAPAQALFSGDHVMGWNTSVIAPPEGHMGAYLDSLHRLLDYDHTAYFPGHGGWINQPQRLVKAFIMHRRWRENEIIEALQTGAQSVPDITAQVYTGLPEHLERAAQLSVLAHLERLVETGRAETPGSISLEATFSLT